The following are from one region of the Cyclopterus lumpus isolate fCycLum1 chromosome 21, fCycLum1.pri, whole genome shotgun sequence genome:
- the LOC117750698 gene encoding trace amine-associated receptor 13c-like, translated as MKTLEEAELCFPQLLNSSCRKNMRPHYVFMLNYILLPSISLLTVTLNLLVIISISHFRQLHTPTNLLLLSLAVSDSLVGPLLFFQIMLIDNCWFLGDLMCTLYTVVDFIITSASIGTMVLIAVDRYVAICDPLHYSYKVTQKRVQVCVCLCWIFSAFLNSLLLKNNLEQPGRYNSCLGECVVVINYIASLADIFLSFIGPVTVIIVLYMRVFVVAVSQARAMRSQIASFPLKCSVTVTAKKSEMKAARTLGVVIVVFLLCICPYYCVVLTGQDTLFNASSVAFVICLFYFNSCLNPVIYAFFYPWFRKSIKLIVTLKILQPGSYQTNMM; from the exons ATGAAAACCCTTGAAGAAGCCGAACTTTGCTTTCCACAACTCCTCaactcctcctgcaggaagaaCATGCGTCCTCACTATGTATTTATgctcaattacattttactgccctccatctctctgctcactGTGACTCTCAACCTGTtggtcatcatctccatctcccacttcag GCAGCTCCACACAcccaccaacctcctcctcctctctctggctgtctcagATTCTCTCGTGGGtccccttttgttttttcaaataatGCTCATAGACAACTGCTGGTTTCTTGGTGACCTCATGTGTACTTTGTATACTGTTGTGGACTTTATTATTACTTCTGCTTCAATAGGAACCATGGTTCTCATAGCAGTTGACCGATATGTGGCTATTTGTGATCCTCTACATTATTcctacaaagtcacacaaaaaagagttcaagtctgtgtttgtctgtgttggatATTTTCTGCTTTCCTTAACAGTCTGCTGCTGAAGAATAACCTGGAACAACCAGGCAGGTATAATTCATGCTTAGGagagtgtgttgttgtcattaactACATTGCTAGTCTTGCAgatatttttttgtcctttaTTGGTCCTGTCACTGTCATCATAGTTCTGTATATGAGAGTTTTTGTGGTGGCTGTGTCTCAGGCTCGTGCCATGCGCTCTCAGATTGCATCTTTCCCTCTCAAGTGTTCCGTGACTGTAACTGctaaaaaatctgaaatgaaaGCAGCCAGAACTcttggtgttgttattgttgtgtttctattgtgcATCTGCCCATATTATTGTGTTGTACTCACAGGCCAGGACACCTTGTTTAATGCCTCATCTGTCGCCTTTGTAATTTGTCTGTTCTATTTCAACTCCTGTCTTAACCCTGTGATCTATGCCTTTTTTTACCCCTGGTTTAGAAAATCTATCAAGCTCATTGTTACTCTTAAGATACTGCAGCCTGGCTCATATCAGACCAACATGATGTAG
- the LOC117750746 gene encoding T-cell-specific surface glycoprotein CD28-like, which produces MTEGAVEVTVTGLRAADTDLYRCDIEIFFPPPYLRLTGNGTLVHVLGSSDCPVPAAQGQIAHRGDDEEEEEEGDERSAPVSVPVVVLVILVLFVLIIVIYFQARQWERGRREAVGPVPAAALPC; this is translated from the exons ATGACAGAGGGCGCCGTGGAGGTGACGGTGACCGGACTGAGGGCCGCGGACACGGATTTGTACCGCTGCGACATCGAGATCTTCTTCCCGCCGCCGTACCTGCGGCTCACCGGCAACGGCACGCTGGTTCACGTCTTAG GCAGCTCCGACTGTCCCGTGCCGGCGGCTCAGGGACAGATTGCACACCggggtgatgatgaggaggaggaggaggaaggtgatgaGAGGTCGGCACCAGTCAGTGTTCCTGTGGTTGTACTGGTGATACTGGTCCTGTTTGTACTCATCATCGTTATCTACTTCCAG GCCCGACAGTGGGAACGAGGGCGGAGGGAGGCAGTCGGACCGGTACCTGCTGCTGCACTTCCATGTTGA